From a region of the Paralichthys olivaceus isolate ysfri-2021 chromosome 4, ASM2471397v2, whole genome shotgun sequence genome:
- the LOC109638096 gene encoding hydroxycarboxylic acid receptor 3-like: MQCHFDGTLLIRVLPPLLVTEIILGILGNGLALWIFCLHLKPWKSSTVLLFSLAMADFLLIMALPFRATYYMSGLNWIFGEAFCNICLFMLAMNRSGSIFFLMAIAVDRYMRVVHPHHAINSLSVFKAFLGSLAIWIVTIAMTSHIFMSKHFIPSSKHANRTYCESFMVEADPHHNVNWHKFEFLFSFYLPLIVILYCTFHIISHLRGRQLAQHAKIKKALCFITVVVVLFITCFLPSNIVQLVIWFKTSEVASTRPKSEVCDALEDLTCGFYISISLTYLNSVLDPVVYYFSIPAFKNICRKALCLPEAEHTESTGRKTRETGSQSLSQL; the protein is encoded by the coding sequence ATGCAATGCCACTTTGATGGAACTCTGCTGATCAGAGTCCTCCCTCCACTGTTGGTGACAGAGATCATTCTGGGGATCCTCGGCAATGGTCTGGCCCTCTGGATCTTCTGCCTCCACTTGAAGCCCTGGAAGAGCAGCACGGTGTTGCTCTTCAGCCTGGCGATGGCCGACTTTCTGCTCATCATGGCTCTGCCGTTCCGTGCCACCTACTACATGTCCGGGCTCAACTGGATCTTTGGAGAGGCCTTCTGCAACATCTGCCTGTTCATGCTGGCAATGAATCGCAGTGGAAGTATCTTCTTCTTGATGGCCATCGCTGTGGACAGGTACATGCGTGTTGTGCATCCCCATCATGCCATCAACTCTTTGAGTGTCTTCAAAGCCTTTCTCGGATCACTTGCAATCTGGATAGTCACCATTGCAATGACCTCTCACATCTTCATGTCAAAACATTTCATCCCATCTTCCAAACATGCCAACAGGACGTACTGTGAAAGCTTCATGGTGGAGGCCGACCCCCACCACAATGTGAACTGGCACAAGTTTgagtttctcttttccttctatTTGCCGTTGATTGTGATTCTCTACTGCACCTTCCACATTATCAGCCACCTCAGAGGCAGACAGCTGGCCCAGCATGCAAAGATCAAGAAGGCTCTGTGTTTCATTacagtggtggtggtgctctTCATCACCTGCTTCCTGCCGAGCAACATCGTGCAGCTGGTGATTTGGTTCAAGACCAGTGAGGTTGCCAGCACCCGCCCCAAATCTGAAGTCTGTGACGCCTTGGAGGACCTGACCTGTGGATTCTACATCTCCATCAGTCTGACCTATCTCAACAGCGTGCTGGACCCCGTGGTCTACTACTTCTCCATCCCTGCCTTCAAGAACATCTGCCGCAAAGCACTTTGCCTGCCCGAAGCAGAGCATACTGAAAGCACAGGGAGGAAAACTCGAGAAACCGGCTCCCAGTCGCTCAGCCAGCTGTGA